tttgtctgtttgctCTAAACATAACTTCAAAAACACGGCTAGGCTTTGGGGGGGAAACGTTCTTGAAAACATAATATTTACGACAACTTCCAGTGTACGCGAAAGCAGCATCAATAGAAATTGCAGCCTATAGTGGCGATAACGTAGGCTAACACACTCAGACAGAATATCAAGATATTCAAGAAGAACTTGAGAAATCTCTCgaaataaaaccatgaatgTTATCAATATAATGTGGGACTTTTCTAAAATTATTCAGTATGCAGAACCTCTAGTATATAGGCTAGTCAGGTACAAAAAATATAACGTCAAACAGGATCACAAATGTCGCCTTAACGTAGGCTACTAAAAATAACGCCTTAACATAGGCTTATtcattaaattgaaattataCTTTAAAGCAATAATTAGTGTGATATAAAATGCAATCACTACCCTACCAACATcattctcttctctgcttccctACATAGTCatcagattaatttaccatataatcattaatataatgtaactagagggaggcagggcagagttctagcccgaccaggctcctctctttcccctgtctctcttagttatgctgtaatagtttagATGTAGTTTAGATGTAATAGTGAGCAGatgagctcagtgtgtcaaaaaaaactataacattatttttacatttgtgtgcatccatgtcccagaaatgggacaaaaatccttatgttcttttccacCCTGCATGATTCCTTgtatcagggaggctccaaaatcctggttgcagctgtcgccgggGTCCTGCTATATGCCCTgtgatgccctgttacatcctgctacactctgctgtgCCTTAATGCCGTGCAGTGCACAGCTATGCCATGAattactacaaactactatttttttttagtcactgttccattatcttttactgtgactgtcattgccactcttcatttcaaccccaaccggccgtcAGATAGGGCCAATCAAGAGCCttggtctgtccgaggtttagACCTAAAAGGAGGTTTTTCCTCGCCcttgtcgcactgttgcttgctctggagagaactgaactgttgggtccttgcaaattatgtggtctagtgaggtctagacctactctatctgtaaagtgtcttgagataactcttgttatgaattacCATAAATAGAATtggattgaattgaatttaccctttgaaaaaaaactgcaggccTACAGGCTATATACCTGCATAACCAATGAAAGCTGTAGAACATTGTCTGGTGACCACAGATTggattagctttttttttttttttctgaagcaGTTGTCATCACCAGCACCAGAGCAACCACTGCTGGCACTCTCATAAAAGAAGCCCCACTGGGCTGTGTTGGAAAGCACTAGATTGTTTCTGAGCAGTCCACGCCGACCTCGTAGCAAAAAAGCAAGGTTCCCTGTGAATATAGCTAACAGTTAACGGTTTCTCTGCTTCTCCTTGCTGAGCTGGACTGATAATGGAACTGTCTTGTGAGTCAGTGAGGTATCCTGAGGACAGAAGACCGGCCAGTTGCAAGGTAGGTTAAAGTTGATGGAATAAATGCATATTGCAAAACGTATTAGTGTAGACTACAGTAACTCGCAGTGATGCCAATATGCACACTAATACTTAATGATGTccaattttatgtttttagtttgtGGAGCTCCATGTGCTGTATGTGCCAGATGACCAGTGGAATTTGAAGCTTAATAAAGTCCCTACTGAAGCCATAGAGAACTTCATATCAGCCGGCTTTATCAGGTGAAACCGCtggacatttttaatttgattaaaaacactCCAATCTGAGCAAgctgtacacacatatatacatatatagatatttaCAGATCTCGGCATTGTTACATTGATTAGGAAATGTCAGGTAATTCATCTGCAATTGTTTCACATGTACAGtcttaatctgcaaagtaaccaCAGCTGTCAGACAATAGCACTGAAGTAAAAGGTACAATTTTTACCAATGAGATTTATCATTGTGAGATAAAATCTCACAATATCCAGATGCACAAAGCCTAAAGTGTCAGTGTCTAAAAGTTTTCAAAGCACAGTGCGGAACATGAGTAAATGCACTATGGCTTTCCCAATGTGtccttatttcttttaaaagcttCATATGATTATTCAAATTGTATATTTTGGGATCTCTATAAATTCCTGcaaatatgttatttttccccagatgttttttttcacagcatttTGACTGTATAAAAGAGGTAACTAATTTCTACTGAAACCAGATTACAAACGGTGTTTCTCCTGTGTGGTGTCACATTGCAAAAGGACTGTGAAAACGGATCTGTTATACTGTTATGATGATAGGTTGTGTTACAGTTCAGTAATTAAAATATCTTTTCCATTACTGTGGTGTCAGGGTTTATCCTGACATCACCTTGAGAACTCTGAGAAGCGAGCTGGGAGCTCTTCTTGGTGCTGAGAGGAGCATCCACAAATTCTCCTTCCTGAAATGTGTGGGGCGCAGTTTGGCACTGGTGAGTGCAGTTGGCCGTTTACTGTTGTTTTCTGTAGCTGGTTTTGTTTCACTGGGCAGACAGTAGTGAGAAACAATGTAGACATTTTGATTAACAAGTTCACGTGTgaatgtgtgggtgtgggtgagagagagcgagagagcacACAGTTATCACTGCCATGCCTCTTATTTGTTCTTATTACAGGTCAAGAGCACACAGGAGAGGGATCTGAAAGTGAAAAGCTTTGCTCCACCATATGTATGTAGAATCCATATTAACATTTTAcggatttatttttctttggaaTAGTTTCATACATCACTGACAATTTAAAAAGTCCACggaaatattacattttctgaaatagaaaaaaataccaCATAGAATAGTATTTCAGAATTACCAAACTCTTATGCTCCCAGGTACCGCAGGTGGATTACAAATGTATGTTATTGCCACGTTTATTCTTTAGAAAACTAGGAAGTCATCTCTACTTGTGTGACTATAGGCTTTACATTTTGGTTGTCATGCCATCCAAactgcttttttcccccttagTTTGGAAATGCATTTAAGTGATTTCTGTTTTGCACTGTTTGATCTGGTATAATTAGTTTATTAGCCTTGTAGCTCTGCATTACCTGGTGATCTACAGATGTAAATAATACTTTTTCTGCTCCATTTCACCTTTCGGCAGGCCCCAGAGCCAGAGCTTTACCTGCTGCCCACTGTGGAGAACGACAGCAGTGTTTGCTCCCAGTCTCTCAGCCCAGACACCAGCAGCAGCTCTCCGGACCACCAGACCTATTACCAACCTCCCAAGACGTGCAGCGTGCCAGCAGGAACAAAGGAGCCTGTTAAATTCCCCCTTATCCCCCAGCGTTCCCATCAGCCACCTCCCACCCCAAGCcttgaagaggaggaggaggaggaagatgaggagcaGAGCTATTGTTCTTCAGAGGCAGAAGTAGAAAACGAAGAGAATATCTCTTACAACAAGTTAAAGTGGGCAGAGCAGGAATGTTGCCTAAGGAAGCCTCAGAATCAAAGGGCCCCACAGCCAGTTTCACAGAATAAAGGTAAAAGTACAGTTTTAAAGTATTATCTTTTGCTCTGCAACAAAGAATGCACTGTGCACTCTAGTGGCACAAATTTGCAGCCTGACAGTGCAGTGCCCATGAATGATGTGATGAAAGTGTTTAgaactgtaatgtttttaaaaacaaagcgCTGCTGATATTCATCATATTATTgtagtaaatgtaaaaagaaaatggcaattCAGTCTTGTTTATCATGCTACAAAACATCCTCATCTTGAAAAAGTAAACGGACAAGAACACAGCCacaaaatgatgcaaaacaaatttgtattaattgtgAAATTTATAGTGGCATTTTATAACATGGGTAACCTAGCACCTTTTACAATGGTGTAAACGGTTTGTACACCAGCCACAAATCGTTTTAGCAATGACATTTTCAGCTAATTGTCAAACTAatttacaatatactgtactcaAGCTCTTATGTTTTATCTACAGCTTTACAAGGGTGCGAAGGTGATTCTGCTCAGGTGAAGGACTCaccagaaaacaaagaaacatgcaaaaagaagaaacagtaCCACAGACAGAACAGAGTGGCCAGAGATTTAGGAGTCGCCCAGTCTCTGGAGGACAGAGATTCAGGCTTCTCACTCAACGACGGGTACTGTGCAGCATTACCAAATGACACACTTGTTTTCTGCAGTGAAGTCTTATACAACTACGGCTGGTTGCTCtaacagtgtgtttatttgcagGCTTGGGAAACCAAAAGATGTACATGCACTTAAGTCCATCCGGAATAAACCAACAAGTGGAGTAATGTATAGCATTACATATTTGCCAACTTGAAAACATGGTCTCAGTATGTCTTTTTCAGTCTTTCCTCATGAGTATAAAACTATGGGAAAGGTTGctcttacattttttacagggctttgaaaaaaagggaagtgTGTGAGGTATTTGATGTGAACAAAGAAGGGACATAGTTCACAAAAATCTATCCAGATGAGGAGaactcatgttttatttcttcctaATTTTTAGGTGACAAAAAGACCAGCTGTGTTGTCTCGGTCTGTTGGGCTTACCGCCCCTCCTTCAGGACTAGATTTGGCCGTGGTCACTCAAAAAACGACAGCCTCTGCTGTCTTTCACACAAACAGTAAGCTGCCATTTTGGCCCCATGCCAAGAATGAAtgatcacactttttttttttaacacaaatgacATGTTTCTGATTCTGTTAGGAGAGGAACTGATCAAGGAAATCAAGCTGGTGAGGGATGAGAGAAAGCAGCTGGAGTGGACAAGGCAAGAGTTACTAAGAAAGGGGAAAGATTTGTTGGCTCAAAATCGACACCGCAGGAACCAAGGTGAGCAACAAAGTACTCTTATGGTTATTTGTGTATTCTCATCCTGGCATTATAAGTAAAAAACcttagaagtaaaaaaaaagcatcggGAGTCATTACAAGTTCTTAAGTTTGCCAGCAGTCTGCCAACCCAAGAACATAACATACTGGTTCCCTCTGTACTTTCACAAACCTGTAAcagattactgtaaatgtatctACATTTGAGAATAATAAAAATTGTAGTTCAAAACTTGCTTGATTGAATAGCAGAAGAGCGTTTTAATTGCAGTTGTTTGTAACATAAAAATAGTCAACATTTTGTATTCCAATTCAAAGGACACATTTGTCAAAAGCAACTCAATTTTACTGCTTTTTTCTTCAACGTAAAGCACGTGACAGttggaaaaagaaatattttgaaaCCAAGAAGGCTACAGCACCACTGGAGGAAAATCTGAGAAACCTACGACAGGAGTTggagacattttacaacaaattgTTGCACCAGCTCCAGGCAAGAGACAACAGAGGGAAGCTAAGACGACAGGGCAGATCTTCCATAAAGGTAAAATGGAATTTATCTTGAATTTATGTGCTGTATTATCTGTTTGAACCTATAATAAAAGGTATAAAAGTATGAATTTGGTTGAATAATTTCACAGAAATAAGATTCCATAATTCTTTAGTAGAGTCTTTAGTAGAGTCTAAATATTGCAAAGTTTACATAGAATTGGACACACAGTGATCGTTTGAATCGCCAATACACCCTTTTCACTGCATAGATTTCAACTTGTAGCACATAGCCATAGGTATAATTAGCAATGCATAACAGCAAAGCCTTGAAAGTGGAATACTTGTGGCTTTCCTGCTATGAGACACCAACATGTCTGTTATAAGAAATGTCTATTAAAAGGCTTGTTGGCTATGTGATTGAAACACACATCTAGAAGCTCGACAACATTTTTCCCCATATACATGACAAATTGAAAAATCATGACTTTCAGAATGAGCTCATCATTCAGATCATGACAGAGAGCCATGAGATTGACAACCTGAAGAGGAAGGTAGAGGATGCCAAGATGAAGCTGGTAACAGAGATAAAGGTAACTGATTGTCTATTTATGTATCCAAATGTTTGTTTAGCTGCAACAAAGGAAGTTGTTAGCTACTTCATCAAGagccatattaaaaaaaaaaatgggcaaAGTAGCACACACATCCTACAAATACTGTACGTGGTCTACAATGCACTGAAAAGTGGTATGAGTCcatcaaatgttttatatacATTACTTACAGGACACAAATTATTAGAAGTACTGCAGAGCAAAATCTGCATATTTGAacagtaaatatataattatttgaACTAATAAAAGAATGCTGCATATAAAatctttactttaaatgtgaaataagcACCTTTGTTCAGGCTTTCTGGCCTAAtagccagtggtggaagaagtattcagattcatTTACTTAtactaaactgtaaaaatactgtactACGGATAAAAGCCCTGCATTccaaacaaaaaagtattaGTAAAATCTACTTAATGTCTCAAAAGTAAAGGTATTAATTTTGCAGTAAAATATCCCCTTTCAGTGTTTACCTATAAGATTCTGTTGTGCATTTTTCACTTActttactgtatatactgtaaggTTGTTTAATCTACAGTAATGCAACATGTTGTAGAAGATCATGTTTATTGCATCGCTGTCTTGTGAGAACCACGTATCATGAGCTGAGTAAAAACAGCCCTGTGTTCAGCTTTGCAATGATGCAAAGCTGATTTGTAGCTGATCTAAGAGGGTTATTTATCAAGTAGGAGAATTTAAAGGAACACTTCATCCTTCAATTTATTACAAtcattcaaaatcaacaaatgcGGATATAtgtggttttcactggacaggaaaggtgaataaaaaaaattgtatttgaaaagtaactaaatctTTCAGACATCAAGatatagaattaaaaaaaaaaaggttcttacAATTGAAAGTAAAGTACGAGCAccttaaatttgtacttaagttcAATACTTCAGTAAACGTATTTGGATACATTCCAGCACTGCCTAATAGCTTGTTTACCGTGTTATATTAACAAACCATGTTATTCTTCCATGCTGCGTAGTTGAGAAAACAGGCTGCCACAGAGCTGAGGGCCCTGAAGGCTGAGCTGGCCCAGAAGAAAAGCCAGTCCTCTCCTCCTGGTCCCAcatcctctctttgttttggaaatACCACACGGGATAGACTGCAAGTTCAAAGCCACGCCATCTACTTCAGTACATACAGAACTGAACAAAACCTTTGATGGGAGAGCagttgttgttgatttgtttgcttttatgcATCTGTACTTTCCACAAGTCTTACTATTTAGTAcccatgttttgtatttttgtgctgTTGCTTTTCCCACATTTTACTATAACTTTGTAATTGATGTAATCTGATATGGTTGCAATGTTGATGACTTTTGAGCTTTTGAATATCTCAGGTGGTTTAAGCTATTTaggaaaaatgcaaaacctACGATGTGTAACTGTTTAtgtataattaataatttacagattcatcagaaaatattttatttgaatacaaATAAGTGCAAAAATCTCTTAAAGTTTAAAATCGATAAATCCCACATTTTGCATtaaagaaagtgtgttttttttccagtttgcaCAGAGGAATGTTTGAGACGTAACtacattcaacaacaacagcaataaaaaccacaataaactctgaagtaaaagtatgcatCCCTGAACAGAGGAAAGCCACACCCCATTACTGCTACAAAGGGATATATATTGCCTTAGCAACAAACAGGAGGGGTGATGTAAACTTCTGCAGCAGTGTCAAGTGCATCCCAGCTAGCATCCTAAGAGTGCATTCCACATCATTGCGGACTGCTGCCTGGCGACCATTTCATCGCTGTAGTCCAAGATGTTGCCATTCCACATGCCAATGCCCCTCAAACCTTTGGATTTCACCAACTCTGCCTTGGTACAAATACTCTGTGGGTCATCATACCAAACCTGATGAATCTGTCCTTTCTGGTCctgaggaaagaagaagaaatcctTAAGTTAAATTTAATACCTTTTgagacaatacattttaaagacctCATTTCAACATGAAGTTCAACAAAGCACAAAAGAATGAATAAAgcaatgtaattttttttaataaagagtAGTATACATAAGAGCTAGAAACACAATATGAGAGGTGTGTGGTGTACAttttatgcatgtgtttttggaTTGATATGTAGAGTTCTGAGATTATAAGGTATGCTTTCAGAAGTgtgtaaacaattgagaaaaactgttaaagtcaaagtatagcatggcataacaaagtcatagtatgtcaaaaaaagtcatatttagtatatcctaaaaaagtcatagtactgtatgtcatataaagtcatgaataaagtcatagtatagtatgtcaaaaaagtgatagtatgtCATGCAAAAGTTAATTTAGAGTAAGTTTAGAAGTTAAAGTTATATTAAAGTGTCACAAAGaattcatgaaaaaaatcatctcatggtatgtcatgaaaaaggtaatagtatagtatctcataaaaaactatgaaaaagtcacagtatatcatgccataaaaactgtaaaaaagtcatagtatagtatgttgtaaaacatcagagaatgtcataaaaaacgtt
This sequence is a window from Etheostoma cragini isolate CJK2018 chromosome 9, CSU_Ecrag_1.0, whole genome shotgun sequence. Protein-coding genes within it:
- the spata1 gene encoding spermatogenesis-associated protein 1 isoform X1, encoding MELSCESVRYPEDRRPASCKFVELHVLYVPDDQWNLKLNKVPTEAIENFISAGFIRVYPDITLRTLRSELGALLGAERSIHKFSFLKCVGRSLALVKSTQERDLKVKSFAPPYAPEPELYLLPTVENDSSVCSQSLSPDTSSSSPDHQTYYQPPKTCSVPAGTKEPVKFPLIPQRSHQPPPTPSLEEEEEEEDEEQSYCSSEAEVENEENISYNKLKWAEQECCLRKPQNQRAPQPVSQNKALQGCEGDSAQVKDSPENKETCKKKKQYHRQNRVARDLGVAQSLEDRDSGFSLNDGLGKPKDVHALKSIRNKPTSGVTKRPAVLSRSVGLTAPPSGLDLAVVTQKTTASAVFHTNREELIKEIKLVRDERKQLEWTRQELLRKGKDLLAQNRHRRNQARDSWKKKYFETKKATAPLEENLRNLRQELETFYNKLLHQLQARDNRGKLRRQGRSSIKNELIIQIMTESHEIDNLKRKVEDAKMKLVTEIKLRKQAATELRALKAELAQKKSQSSPPGPTSSLCFGNTTRDRLQVQSHAIYFSTYRTEQNL
- the spata1 gene encoding spermatogenesis-associated protein 1 isoform X2, translated to MELSCESVRYPEDRRPASCKFVELHVLYVPDDQWNLKLNKVPTEAIENFISAGFIRVYPDITLRTLRSELGALLGAERSIHKFSFLKCVGRSLALVKSTQERDLKVKSFAPPYAPEPELYLLPTVENDSSVCSQSLSPDTSSSSPDHQTYYQPPKTCSVPAGTKEPVKFPLIPQRSHQPPPTPSLEEEEEEEDEEQSYCSSEAEVENEENISYNKLKWAEQECCLRKPQNQRAPQPVSQNKGCEGDSAQVKDSPENKETCKKKKQYHRQNRVARDLGVAQSLEDRDSGFSLNDGLGKPKDVHALKSIRNKPTSGVTKRPAVLSRSVGLTAPPSGLDLAVVTQKTTASAVFHTNREELIKEIKLVRDERKQLEWTRQELLRKGKDLLAQNRHRRNQARDSWKKKYFETKKATAPLEENLRNLRQELETFYNKLLHQLQARDNRGKLRRQGRSSIKNELIIQIMTESHEIDNLKRKVEDAKMKLVTEIKLRKQAATELRALKAELAQKKSQSSPPGPTSSLCFGNTTRDRLQVQSHAIYFSTYRTEQNL